From Vitis vinifera cultivar Pinot Noir 40024 chromosome 3, ASM3070453v1, the proteins below share one genomic window:
- the LOC104878898 gene encoding copper transporter 4: protein MANTLLFFWILSFSSIYKPHHCITITKFPEFCRRFSFPEMASSGGPMPVLPTEKAVAHTSFWVGTNVMVLFPGWPGNYSLLHYYLALLLVFVLALLTPICGMCSMPANEQMAPMTLLLYAMRHGLRKCLFYLVVLSVVTFNVGVFLAAIAGHVIGYFALSTCMLYHHCTTTDTKV from the coding sequence ATGGCCAAcactttgcttttcttttggattttgagTTTCTCTTCTATTTATAAACCTCATCACTGCATCACCATTACCAAATTTCCAGAGTTTTGTCGAAGATTTTCCTTCCCAGAAATGGCTTCCTCTGGCGGTCCCATGCCAGTGCTGCCCACCGAGAAGGCAGTGGCACACACAAGCTTCTGGGTCGGGACCAATGTGATGGTCCTGTTCCCTGGATGGCCTGGTAATTACAGCCTCTTGCATTACTACTTGGCTCTACTTCTGGTCTTTGTGCTTGCCCTCCTTACTCCGATTTGTGGAATGTGTTCCATGCCTGCCAACGAACAAATGGCCCCTATGACCCTGCTTCTCTACGCCATGAGGCATGGCCTGCGCAAGTGCCTTTTCTACTTGGTGGTGCTCTCGGTCGTCACCTTCAATGTTGGAGTTTTCCTTGCAGCTATCGCTGGACATGTGATAGGCTACTTTGCCCTCTCCACATGTATGCTCTATCACCATTGCACTACAACTGATACCAAAGTCTGA